A region from the Cydia amplana chromosome 7, ilCydAmpl1.1, whole genome shotgun sequence genome encodes:
- the LOC134649632 gene encoding uncharacterized protein LOC134649632 isoform X1, protein MLKACWDCWTGSGVENGRGDGVYDTQLNGGSESVPLRPARSTERNMFVIPRALSYGDSLEVSCTINDPNRFTANLLTGSPWPDNNNIACQIDSDFQRNEIAVRVIENGQQAIPESDQVKGQANGMMSGSSDVLLEFKFQGGYGRTTVEMYINRSFLDVLQLKHDVEKITFLEMLGDVKVTGLNFKFA, encoded by the exons ATGTTGAAAGCGTGCTGGGATTGTTGGACAGG AAGCGGTGTGGAAAATGGGCGTGGTGATGGCGTATATGACACTCAGTTGAATGGAGGCAGCGAGAGCGTTCCCCTGCGGCCGGCGCGATCGACAGAAAGAAACATGTTTGTGATACCGCGGGCGCTGAGCTACGGAGATTCCTTGGAGGTCTCTTGCACTATCAATGATCCTAACAG ATTCACTGCCAATTTGTTGACGGGATCACCGTGGCCagacaataataatattgcctgtcaaatagatagtgatttcCAGAGAAATGAAATAGCGGTCAGAGTCATAGAAAATGGTCAGCAAGCCATTCCAGAATCTGACCAGGTTAAAGGCCAAGCCAATGGTATGATGTCAg GTTCCTCAGATGTATTATTAGAATTCAAATTTCAAGGAGGCTATGGAAGAACTACTGTGGAAATGTATATAAATCGATCATTTTTAGATGTCCTTCAATTGAAACATGATGTtgaaaaaataacatttttggaAATGTTAGGTGATGTGAAGGTTACCGGactaaattttaaatttgcTTAA
- the LOC134649632 gene encoding uncharacterized protein LOC134649632 isoform X2 codes for MLKACWDCWTGSGVENGRGDGVYDTQLNGGSESVPLRPARSTERNMFVIPRALSYGDSLEVSCTINDPNRFTANLLTGSPWPDNNNIACQIDSDFQRNEIAVRVIENGQQAIPESDQVKGQANGSSDVLLEFKFQGGYGRTTVEMYINRSFLDVLQLKHDVEKITFLEMLGDVKVTGLNFKFA; via the exons ATGTTGAAAGCGTGCTGGGATTGTTGGACAGG AAGCGGTGTGGAAAATGGGCGTGGTGATGGCGTATATGACACTCAGTTGAATGGAGGCAGCGAGAGCGTTCCCCTGCGGCCGGCGCGATCGACAGAAAGAAACATGTTTGTGATACCGCGGGCGCTGAGCTACGGAGATTCCTTGGAGGTCTCTTGCACTATCAATGATCCTAACAG ATTCACTGCCAATTTGTTGACGGGATCACCGTGGCCagacaataataatattgcctgtcaaatagatagtgatttcCAGAGAAATGAAATAGCGGTCAGAGTCATAGAAAATGGTCAGCAAGCCATTCCAGAATCTGACCAGGTTAAAGGCCAAGCCAATG GTTCCTCAGATGTATTATTAGAATTCAAATTTCAAGGAGGCTATGGAAGAACTACTGTGGAAATGTATATAAATCGATCATTTTTAGATGTCCTTCAATTGAAACATGATGTtgaaaaaataacatttttggaAATGTTAGGTGATGTGAAGGTTACCGGactaaattttaaatttgcTTAA
- the LOC134649632 gene encoding uncharacterized protein LOC134649632 isoform X3 translates to MIRSGVENGRGDGVYDTQLNGGSESVPLRPARSTERNMFVIPRALSYGDSLEVSCTINDPNRFTANLLTGSPWPDNNNIACQIDSDFQRNEIAVRVIENGQQAIPESDQVKGQANGMMSGSSDVLLEFKFQGGYGRTTVEMYINRSFLDVLQLKHDVEKITFLEMLGDVKVTGLNFKFA, encoded by the exons ATGATCAG AAGCGGTGTGGAAAATGGGCGTGGTGATGGCGTATATGACACTCAGTTGAATGGAGGCAGCGAGAGCGTTCCCCTGCGGCCGGCGCGATCGACAGAAAGAAACATGTTTGTGATACCGCGGGCGCTGAGCTACGGAGATTCCTTGGAGGTCTCTTGCACTATCAATGATCCTAACAG ATTCACTGCCAATTTGTTGACGGGATCACCGTGGCCagacaataataatattgcctgtcaaatagatagtgatttcCAGAGAAATGAAATAGCGGTCAGAGTCATAGAAAATGGTCAGCAAGCCATTCCAGAATCTGACCAGGTTAAAGGCCAAGCCAATGGTATGATGTCAg GTTCCTCAGATGTATTATTAGAATTCAAATTTCAAGGAGGCTATGGAAGAACTACTGTGGAAATGTATATAAATCGATCATTTTTAGATGTCCTTCAATTGAAACATGATGTtgaaaaaataacatttttggaAATGTTAGGTGATGTGAAGGTTACCGGactaaattttaaatttgcTTAA